The Nocardioides humi genome includes a region encoding these proteins:
- a CDS encoding RNA polymerase sigma factor, which produces MTGGDDEAERWRRAREGDADAFVTVYDAHRERVHGHALRLLGDVHDAEDVTAVAFLHLWRRRSDVRLVGGSVLPWLLVTAGHAARNVGRARRRHRRLLARLPRSEPVVSPADLAEAAGFSPGLAAAVSRLSAVDRSLVGLVVLAGLPLEEAAEAVGVTTGAAKTRMYRIRIRLRAELAPDQPIPAREKGAER; this is translated from the coding sequence ATGACCGGCGGCGATGACGAGGCGGAGCGGTGGCGGCGTGCCCGGGAGGGCGACGCCGACGCCTTCGTGACCGTGTACGACGCCCACCGGGAGCGCGTCCACGGCCACGCGCTGCGCCTGCTCGGGGACGTCCACGACGCCGAGGACGTCACCGCCGTGGCCTTCCTCCACCTCTGGCGCCGCCGGTCCGACGTCCGGCTGGTCGGCGGCTCGGTCCTGCCCTGGCTGCTGGTCACCGCCGGCCACGCGGCGCGCAATGTCGGACGAGCGCGGCGCCGTCACCGCCGCCTCCTGGCGCGGCTGCCGCGCAGCGAGCCGGTGGTGTCGCCGGCGGACCTGGCCGAGGCGGCCGGCTTCTCCCCCGGGCTGGCCGCCGCCGTGAGCCGGCTCTCCGCGGTCGACCGGTCTCTGGTCGGACTCGTCGTCCTCGCCGGGCTGCCCCTGGAGGAGGCCGCCGAGGCGGTCGGCGTGACGACCGGCGCCGCCAAGACGCGGATGTACCGGATCCGGATCCGGCTGCGCGCCGAGCTGGCGCCCGACCAGCCGATCCCCGCACGCGAGAAGGGAGCGGAGCGATGA
- the rlmN gene encoding 23S rRNA (adenine(2503)-C(2))-methyltransferase RlmN has protein sequence MSDQPAAPPRALPLVLAEPRGRKKPPRHLADLTPAERKDLLVEMGLPGFRAKQVATHYFSRLVDDPAQMTDLPAAQRADLVDALLPDLMTPLRTLEADKGTTRKTLWRLFDGALVESVLMRYPGRVTMCVSSQAGCGMACPFCATGQGGLQRNMSTAEIVEQVLAGARALDRDEVPGGRGRVNNIVFMGMGEPLANYRAVVGAVRRLTDPAPDGYGMSARGITVSTVGLVPRIKQLADEGIPVTLALSLHAPDDELRNELVPINTRFSVAETVDAAHEYFARTGRRVSIEYAMMRGINDQAWRADLLADVLNERGRGWVHVNLIPLNEVRGSRFTRSRDEDTDEFVRRLEAQGISTTIRDTRGDEIDAACGQLAASE, from the coding sequence ATGTCCGACCAGCCCGCCGCGCCGCCGCGCGCGCTTCCTCTCGTCCTCGCGGAGCCGCGGGGGCGCAAGAAGCCTCCCCGGCACCTCGCCGACCTGACGCCGGCCGAGCGCAAGGACCTGCTGGTCGAGATGGGCCTGCCGGGCTTCCGGGCCAAGCAGGTCGCGACCCACTACTTCTCCCGGCTGGTGGACGACCCGGCGCAGATGACGGACCTGCCCGCCGCCCAGCGCGCCGACCTGGTCGACGCGCTGCTGCCGGACCTGATGACGCCGCTGCGTACCCTCGAGGCCGACAAGGGCACCACCCGCAAGACCCTGTGGCGGCTCTTCGACGGCGCGCTCGTCGAGTCGGTCCTGATGCGCTACCCGGGACGGGTGACCATGTGCGTGTCCAGCCAGGCCGGCTGCGGCATGGCCTGCCCGTTCTGCGCCACCGGCCAGGGCGGCCTCCAGCGCAACATGTCCACCGCCGAGATCGTCGAGCAGGTCCTCGCCGGCGCCCGTGCCCTCGACCGCGACGAGGTGCCCGGCGGACGGGGGCGCGTCAACAACATCGTGTTCATGGGCATGGGCGAGCCGCTGGCCAACTACCGGGCCGTCGTGGGCGCCGTACGACGCCTCACCGACCCGGCCCCCGACGGCTACGGCATGTCCGCGCGCGGCATCACCGTCTCGACCGTCGGCCTCGTGCCCCGGATCAAGCAGCTGGCTGACGAGGGCATCCCGGTCACGCTGGCGCTGTCCCTGCACGCTCCCGACGACGAGCTGCGCAACGAGCTGGTCCCGATCAACACGCGGTTCTCGGTGGCGGAGACGGTCGACGCGGCGCACGAGTACTTCGCGAGGACCGGTCGGCGGGTGTCCATCGAGTACGCCATGATGCGCGGCATCAACGACCAGGCGTGGCGTGCGGACCTGCTCGCCGACGTACTGAACGAGCGTGGGCGCGGGTGGGTGCACGTCAACCTGATCCCGCTCAACGAGGTCCGCGGATCGCGCTTCACCCGCTCGCGCGACGAGGACACCGACGAGTTCGTACGCCGGCTCGAGGCCCAGGGCATCAGTACGACGATCCGCGACACGCGTGGCGACGAGATCGACGCTGCGTGCGGGCAGCTCGCCGCTTCGGAGTAG
- a CDS encoding TIGR03767 family metallophosphoesterase, translating into MDRPARRPEPLPATGLFTSSYRPHEMLTGQVADSMVRAINRIGSGPVTGKPFALAIQTGDNSDNSQLNEVRWNISVLNGGQVRFDSGNLGTWEGVADSSSATYDPAYWHPHGNPAGKPVDRPRSEYGLPVVPGLLDAARRPFAAEGLAVPWYSVFGNHDGLAQGNFPASTLQLNLIALGALKIISPPLGLDPGQLLQDLTTNPGALLTNLLGGVSNAAVRVVTPDLNRRLLTRKQIVEQHFLLGGAPFGHGFTTANRQQGTAYYSFDQGRFRFVVLDTVNPNGYADGSLDKTQFAWLTALLAQSADKVVMVFSHHTSDTMGNPLVATGGSLETRVTGAKVLDALLAAPSVVAWINGHTHRNKVTPRPRPDGGGLWEITTASHIDWPSRPGSSRSPTTATAPCPSSPRWSTTPARPPPAPAPRTPSSSPGSPARSRPTTGMTTRVDSARSTTATSSCWWPTRWPDRKEHAGGESGAEDVTDQPEGRRRRGPGRPGPGVRLPEHRRGPDRVPVLGADDAGLDLAAGGLRRRTRRGLAVPVAAPPQGRLTPGLDRRPCPGAPAPVDAVRVSMPHYPDVVVEHLPTVGGADRIERPRDEAVRLFWQFVKEKYGIDGRREA; encoded by the coding sequence GTGGACCGACCGGCTCGACGACCCGAGCCCCTGCCCGCGACGGGGCTGTTCACGTCGTCGTACCGGCCGCACGAGATGCTCACCGGCCAGGTCGCCGACTCGATGGTGCGCGCCATCAACCGGATCGGCAGCGGCCCGGTCACCGGCAAGCCGTTCGCGCTCGCCATCCAGACCGGCGACAACTCCGACAACTCCCAGCTCAACGAGGTCCGCTGGAACATCAGCGTGCTGAACGGCGGCCAGGTGCGCTTCGACTCCGGCAACCTCGGCACCTGGGAGGGCGTGGCCGACAGCAGCTCGGCGACCTACGACCCGGCGTACTGGCACCCCCACGGCAACCCCGCCGGCAAGCCGGTCGACCGCCCGCGCTCGGAGTACGGCCTGCCGGTCGTCCCCGGGCTGCTCGACGCGGCGCGCCGCCCGTTCGCCGCGGAGGGCCTCGCCGTCCCGTGGTACTCCGTGTTCGGCAACCACGACGGCCTCGCCCAGGGCAACTTCCCCGCCTCGACCCTGCAGCTCAACCTGATCGCGCTCGGCGCGCTCAAGATCATCTCGCCACCGCTCGGGCTCGACCCGGGCCAGCTGCTCCAGGACCTGACGACCAACCCCGGCGCGCTGCTCACCAACCTCCTCGGCGGCGTCTCCAACGCCGCCGTCCGCGTGGTCACCCCCGACCTCAACCGCCGGCTCCTCACCCGCAAGCAGATCGTCGAGCAGCACTTCCTGCTCGGCGGCGCCCCCTTCGGCCACGGCTTCACCACCGCCAACCGGCAGCAGGGCACGGCGTACTACTCCTTCGACCAGGGCCGGTTCCGGTTCGTCGTCCTCGACACCGTCAACCCCAACGGGTACGCCGACGGCTCGCTCGACAAGACCCAGTTCGCGTGGCTCACCGCGCTGCTCGCGCAGTCGGCCGACAAGGTCGTGATGGTCTTCAGCCACCACACCTCCGACACCATGGGCAACCCGCTCGTCGCCACCGGAGGCTCCCTCGAGACCCGGGTCACCGGCGCCAAGGTCCTCGACGCCCTCCTCGCCGCACCGTCGGTGGTCGCCTGGATCAACGGCCACACCCACCGCAACAAGGTCACCCCGCGCCCCCGACCGGACGGCGGCGGCCTGTGGGAGATCACCACCGCCTCCCACATCGACTGGCCCAGCAGGCCCGGATCATCGAGATCGCCGACAACCGCGACGGCACCCTGTCCCTCTTCACCACGATGGTCGACCACGCCGGCCCGGCCTCCGCCGGCGCCGGCACCGCGAACACCGAGCAGCTCGCCGGGCTCGCCCGCGAGATCGCGGCCAACGACTGGCATGACCACGAGGGTGGACTCGGCACGCTCGACGACCGCAACGTCGAGCTGCTGGTGGCCAACCCGCTGGCCTGACCGGAAGGAGCACGCAGGTGGCGAATCAGGAGCAGAAGACGTCACGGATCAGCCCGAGGGCCGTCGCCGGCGCGGTCCTGGCCGTCCTGGCCCTGGTGTTCGTCTTCCAGAACACCGGCGAGGGCCGGATCGAGTTCCTGTTCTGGGAGCTGACGATGCCGGCCTGGATCTGGCTGCTGGTGGTCTTCGCCGCCGGACTCGCCGTGGGCTCGCTGTTCCCGTGGCTGCACCGCCGCAAGGGCGACTGACACCGGGACTTGATCGTCGCCCCTGCCCCGGAGCTCCTGCGCCGGTGGACGCGGTGCGTGTGAGCATGCCCCACTACCCCGATGTCGTCGTGGAGCACCTCCCCACCGTCGGCGGAGCAGACCGCATCGAGCGGCCACGCGATGAGGCCGTGCGTCTCTTCTGGCAGTTCGTCAAGGAGAAGTACGGCATCGACGGTCGGAGGGAGGCCTGA
- a CDS encoding glycosyltransferase family 4 protein has translation METRSIDSAPKLRVLVVAESFLPQINGVTNSVRRVLEHLAAEGHHAELVAPTGPDTYAGFRVHRARGANLPFYPDFRLGLETRRRLRQRMLRFRPDVVHIASPATLGYQAARAAEELGIPTVAIYQTDLVGFAERYDVPGGVRAAAGLTRRIHQHVDRTLAPSTASIDQLRALGVPEVHRWGRGVDLVAFHPRHRDEALRRRIAPDGRLLVGYVGRLAAEKELDLLTHLADDPRYALVLVGGGPEEQRLRGLLGRRATFLGLLHGDDLSRAYASLDVFVHTGRYETYCQSAQEALASGVPVVAPAAGGPVDVVAHGASGLLYRPGDGADLAAAVGRLAGDPALRRRMGATALRAVQERSWYAINEQLVAHYRAVAGGRVSARAA, from the coding sequence ATGGAGACGCGCTCGATCGATTCAGCACCGAAGCTCCGGGTGCTCGTGGTGGCCGAGTCGTTCCTCCCGCAGATCAACGGCGTCACCAACTCCGTGCGCCGGGTGCTCGAGCACCTCGCGGCCGAGGGGCACCACGCCGAGCTCGTGGCGCCGACCGGCCCGGACACCTACGCCGGGTTCCGGGTCCACCGCGCCCGCGGCGCCAACCTGCCGTTCTACCCGGACTTCCGGCTCGGCCTGGAGACCCGCCGGCGGCTGCGCCAGCGGATGCTCCGGTTCCGGCCCGACGTCGTCCACATCGCCTCGCCCGCGACCCTCGGCTACCAGGCCGCCCGCGCCGCCGAGGAGCTCGGCATCCCCACCGTGGCGATCTACCAGACCGACCTCGTCGGCTTCGCCGAGCGGTACGACGTCCCGGGCGGCGTCCGCGCCGCCGCCGGCCTGACCCGGCGCATCCACCAGCACGTCGACCGCACCCTGGCCCCGTCGACGGCGAGCATCGACCAGCTCCGCGCGCTCGGCGTACCGGAGGTGCACCGCTGGGGCCGCGGCGTGGACCTGGTCGCCTTCCACCCGCGGCACCGCGACGAGGCGCTGCGGCGGCGGATCGCGCCGGACGGCCGCCTCCTCGTCGGGTACGTCGGCCGGCTGGCCGCCGAGAAGGAGCTGGACCTGCTCACCCATCTGGCCGACGACCCGCGGTACGCGCTGGTCCTGGTCGGCGGCGGCCCGGAGGAGCAGCGGCTGCGCGGCCTGCTCGGCCGGCGCGCGACCTTCCTCGGCCTGCTGCACGGCGACGACCTGAGCCGGGCCTACGCCTCGCTCGACGTCTTCGTCCACACCGGCCGCTACGAGACCTACTGCCAGTCCGCCCAGGAGGCGCTCGCCTCCGGCGTCCCCGTGGTCGCCCCCGCCGCCGGCGGACCGGTCGACGTCGTCGCGCACGGCGCCTCCGGCCTGCTCTACCGCCCCGGCGACGGCGCCGATCTGGCTGCGGCGGTGGGCCGGCTGGCCGGCGACCCCGCCCTGCGGCGCAGGATGGGCGCCACCGCGCTCCGGGCGGTGCAGGAGCGGTCGTGGTACGCCATCAACGAGCAGCTGGTCGCCCACTACCGCGCCGTCGCCGGCGGACGGGTCAGCGCGCGGGCTGCATAG
- a CDS encoding LOG family protein, protein MRSTRARSVVVECRTDDDHALEAGAGAAGSSHVAGLDIVRSRLYTPDELYDAPAYADTLDGRAYHWALATSGPAEALAEVLHDQAIDTALGTWVAEVAADRLVGVMGGHAADRGTPAYAEAARLGALLGRDHVVATGGPGAMEAANLGGRMAAAPPDALAEAVRRLAAVPSFHPSVDAWVAAARSASALCPEPSPSLGVPTWHYGHEPPNLFATAIAKYFRNALREAILLMVCDAGIVFLPGAGGTVQEIFQDACENYYATDDAVAPMVLVGRRYWTEELPAWPLLRALARGRAMEAHVHLVDTVEEAAAVISMQPAR, encoded by the coding sequence GTGAGGAGCACCCGCGCCCGGAGCGTCGTCGTCGAGTGCCGCACCGACGACGACCACGCCCTCGAGGCCGGGGCCGGCGCCGCGGGCAGCAGCCACGTCGCCGGCCTCGACATCGTCCGCAGCCGGCTCTACACCCCCGACGAGCTCTACGACGCACCCGCCTACGCCGACACCCTCGACGGCCGCGCCTACCACTGGGCGCTGGCCACGTCGGGACCGGCCGAGGCGCTCGCCGAGGTGCTGCACGACCAGGCGATCGACACCGCGCTCGGCACCTGGGTCGCCGAGGTCGCCGCGGACCGGCTGGTCGGCGTGATGGGCGGGCACGCCGCGGACCGCGGCACCCCGGCCTACGCCGAGGCGGCCCGGCTCGGCGCCCTGCTCGGCCGGGACCACGTCGTCGCCACCGGCGGCCCCGGCGCGATGGAGGCGGCCAATCTCGGCGGCCGGATGGCGGCGGCTCCCCCGGACGCGCTCGCCGAGGCGGTGCGCCGACTGGCCGCCGTACCGTCCTTCCACCCGTCGGTCGACGCCTGGGTCGCCGCCGCCCGCTCGGCGTCCGCGCTGTGCCCCGAGCCGAGCCCGTCGCTCGGCGTCCCGACCTGGCACTACGGACACGAGCCGCCGAACCTGTTCGCGACCGCGATCGCGAAGTACTTCCGCAACGCGCTGCGCGAGGCGATCCTGCTGATGGTCTGCGACGCCGGGATCGTGTTCCTCCCCGGCGCCGGCGGCACCGTGCAGGAGATCTTCCAGGACGCCTGCGAGAACTACTACGCCACCGACGACGCCGTCGCGCCGATGGTGCTCGTCGGGCGCCGCTACTGGACCGAGGAGCTGCCCGCCTGGCCGCTGCTCCGGGCGCTCGCCCGCGGCCGGGCGATGGAGGCGCACGTGCACCTCGTCGACACGGTCGAGGAGGCCGCGGCCGTGATCTCTATGCAGCCCGCGCGCTGA
- a CDS encoding O-acetylhomoserine aminocarboxypropyltransferase/cysteine synthase family protein — MTYRPETLAVHAGQEQADPATNARAVPIYQTTSYVFNDTEHAANLFALAEPGNIYTRIMNPTQSVFEERLTQLEGGVGALATASGSAATTYAVLNLTYAGDNIVALSTLYGGTYALFAHTLPQFGIEVRFVDPEKPEDLAKHVDEKTKLVFAETVGNPKINVVDVRAWADAAHAQGLPLIVDNTAPTPYLARVFDQGADVAVHAATKYIGGHGTSIGGIIVDSGNFDWAAHAERFPGLTQPDAAYHGVVWTEAVGNLAYIIRARTVLLRNTGAAVAPLNSWLFLQGLETLHLRMERHSANALAVAEFLQGHDAVSWVSYPGLADSPYKAVADRTFTGKGYGGLVSFGVKSGRDGGKRLVEALELFSHLANIGDTKSLAIHNATTTHSQLTPDELEAAGVPEDMVRLSIGIENVDDIIADLEQALAASK; from the coding sequence ATGACCTACCGTCCCGAGACCCTCGCCGTCCACGCCGGCCAGGAGCAGGCCGACCCCGCCACCAACGCGCGGGCGGTGCCGATCTACCAGACGACGTCGTACGTCTTCAACGACACCGAGCACGCCGCGAACCTGTTCGCGCTCGCCGAGCCGGGCAACATCTACACGCGGATCATGAACCCGACCCAGTCGGTCTTCGAGGAGCGGCTGACCCAGCTCGAGGGCGGCGTCGGCGCGCTCGCCACCGCCTCCGGCTCCGCCGCGACGACCTACGCCGTGCTCAACCTGACCTACGCCGGCGACAACATCGTCGCCCTCTCGACGCTCTACGGCGGCACCTACGCCCTCTTCGCGCACACGCTGCCCCAGTTCGGCATCGAGGTCCGCTTCGTCGACCCGGAGAAGCCGGAGGACCTCGCGAAGCACGTCGACGAGAAGACCAAGCTGGTCTTCGCCGAGACCGTGGGCAACCCGAAGATCAACGTGGTCGACGTCCGGGCCTGGGCCGACGCCGCCCACGCGCAGGGCCTGCCGCTGATCGTCGACAACACCGCGCCCACGCCGTACCTCGCCCGGGTCTTCGACCAGGGCGCCGACGTGGCCGTGCACGCCGCGACGAAGTACATCGGCGGCCACGGCACGTCCATCGGCGGCATCATCGTCGACTCCGGCAACTTCGACTGGGCCGCCCACGCCGAGCGGTTCCCGGGCCTCACCCAGCCCGACGCCGCCTACCACGGCGTGGTCTGGACCGAGGCGGTCGGCAATCTCGCCTACATCATCCGGGCCCGGACCGTGCTGCTGCGCAACACCGGCGCGGCCGTCGCGCCGCTCAACTCCTGGCTCTTCCTGCAGGGCCTGGAGACCCTCCACCTGCGCATGGAGCGGCACTCCGCCAACGCCCTCGCGGTCGCGGAGTTCCTCCAGGGCCACGACGCGGTCTCCTGGGTGAGCTACCCCGGCCTGGCCGACAGCCCCTACAAGGCCGTCGCCGACCGCACCTTCACCGGCAAGGGATACGGCGGCCTGGTCAGCTTCGGCGTGAAGTCCGGCCGCGACGGCGGCAAGCGGCTCGTCGAGGCGCTCGAGCTGTTCAGCCACCTCGCCAACATCGGCGACACCAAGTCGCTGGCGATCCACAACGCGACCACCACGCACTCCCAGCTCACCCCGGACGAGCTCGAGGCCGCCGGGGTGCCCGAGGACATGGTCCGCCTGTCGATCGGCATCGAGAACGTGGACGACATCATCGCCGACCTCGAGCAGGCCCTCGCCGCGTCGAAGTGA
- the metX gene encoding homoserine O-acetyltransferase MetX, whose product MNDSLGTVTTERVVLAHEGDPLVLVSGARLPHVEVAYETYGELSAARDNAVFVCHALTGDAHAAGWHEDARRPGWWDNLIGPGKAVDTDRLFVVSANMLGGCSGTTGPQSVDPATGRRYGPDFPALDMADFVTVHRRLLDHLGITRLHAAVGGSLGGMQVLEWALQEPDRIDRAVLVAASSRLTTENIAFSAVARAAILEDPDFHGGRYAEHGVTPRHGLKIARMMAHITYVSGISLAEKFGHARDTTGTDKRLAADFEVEHYLQHQGESFLGRFDALSYLHLTRPMDYFDPFGAHPDAVPSTRFRLVSFDSDWRFPTAHSLRIRDQLGARGVTVDHTELASPWGHDSFLLEPPGYHDLVRSFLA is encoded by the coding sequence GTGAACGACTCCCTCGGCACCGTCACGACCGAGCGGGTCGTCCTCGCCCACGAGGGCGACCCGCTGGTCCTGGTGTCCGGCGCGCGGCTGCCGCACGTCGAGGTCGCCTACGAGACGTACGGCGAGCTGTCGGCCGCGCGCGACAACGCGGTGTTCGTCTGCCACGCCCTCACCGGCGACGCGCACGCCGCCGGCTGGCACGAGGATGCCCGCCGCCCGGGCTGGTGGGACAACCTGATCGGTCCCGGCAAGGCCGTCGACACCGACCGGCTCTTCGTCGTGAGCGCCAACATGCTCGGCGGCTGCTCGGGCACGACCGGGCCGCAGTCGGTGGACCCGGCCACCGGGCGCCGCTACGGCCCCGACTTCCCGGCGCTCGACATGGCCGACTTCGTCACGGTCCACCGCCGGCTGCTCGACCACCTCGGCATCACCCGCCTCCATGCCGCCGTCGGCGGCTCGCTGGGCGGGATGCAGGTCCTCGAGTGGGCCCTGCAGGAGCCCGACCGGATCGACCGTGCGGTCCTCGTCGCCGCGAGCTCGCGGCTGACGACGGAGAACATCGCGTTCTCCGCGGTCGCGCGCGCCGCGATCCTGGAGGACCCCGACTTCCACGGCGGCCGGTACGCCGAGCACGGCGTCACCCCGCGCCACGGGCTCAAGATCGCGCGGATGATGGCCCACATCACCTACGTCTCCGGGATCTCCCTGGCCGAGAAGTTCGGGCACGCCCGGGACACGACCGGCACCGACAAGCGACTGGCCGCCGACTTCGAGGTCGAGCACTACCTGCAGCACCAGGGCGAGAGCTTCCTGGGCCGCTTCGACGCGCTGTCGTACCTCCACCTGACCCGCCCGATGGACTACTTCGACCCGTTCGGCGCCCACCCGGACGCCGTACCGTCGACCCGGTTCCGGCTGGTCTCCTTCGACTCCGACTGGCGCTTCCCGACCGCCCACTCGCTGCGCATCCGCGACCAGCTGGGCGCCCGCGGCGTCACCGTCGACCACACCGAGCTCGCCTCGCCGTGGGGGCACGACTCGTTCCTGCTGGAGCCGCCCGGCTACCACGACCTGGTGCGCTCGTTCCTCGCCTGA
- a CDS encoding AraC family transcriptional regulator, which produces MTRPVLERFSVVDADDLDEFRASVSRALTPHRLVPLERSGRVERVAVAVAPLGALSLVYGEHRGAELGATLTEQVDYYDVNLSWGGRNLISCGDDEVVVESHTAGIISPRMQALMRLSSDYRQLHVRFERYALERHLEQMLGRTVVAPIRFRMDMDLRGPAAASWARAVRLLVDDLEEPLGLADAVDEGNPWAGFLMTGLLLAQPHNYSDQLAERRHGAHRPAPVKRAIDLIEAHPEEELSVERLAGEGGVSARSLQRHFRDHVGVTPRQYLQQVRLARVHDDLRAARPGSGLTVADVALRWGFTHVPRFAGAYLDRYGESPSTTLRALPE; this is translated from the coding sequence ATGACCCGACCGGTGCTCGAGCGGTTCTCGGTGGTCGACGCCGACGACCTCGACGAGTTCCGCGCGTCGGTGTCGCGAGCGCTCACGCCGCACCGCCTCGTCCCGCTGGAGCGGTCCGGCCGGGTCGAGCGGGTCGCCGTCGCGGTCGCACCGCTCGGCGCGCTCTCCCTCGTGTACGGCGAGCACCGCGGCGCCGAGCTGGGCGCGACCCTCACCGAGCAGGTCGACTACTACGACGTGAACCTCTCCTGGGGCGGGCGCAACCTGATCAGCTGCGGGGACGACGAGGTCGTCGTCGAAAGCCACACGGCCGGGATCATCTCGCCCCGGATGCAGGCGCTGATGCGGCTGAGCAGCGACTACCGTCAGCTCCACGTCCGCTTCGAGCGGTACGCCCTGGAGCGTCACCTCGAGCAGATGCTCGGCCGGACCGTGGTCGCGCCGATCCGGTTCCGGATGGACATGGACCTGCGCGGCCCGGCGGCCGCGTCCTGGGCCCGCGCCGTGCGGCTGCTCGTCGACGACCTTGAGGAGCCCCTCGGCCTCGCCGACGCCGTCGACGAGGGCAACCCGTGGGCCGGCTTCCTGATGACCGGCCTCCTGCTCGCCCAGCCGCACAACTACAGCGACCAGCTCGCCGAGCGTCGCCACGGCGCGCACCGGCCCGCGCCGGTCAAGCGCGCGATCGACCTGATCGAGGCCCACCCCGAGGAGGAGCTGTCCGTCGAGCGGCTGGCCGGCGAGGGCGGGGTCAGCGCCCGCTCGCTGCAGCGGCACTTCCGCGACCACGTCGGCGTGACGCCGCGGCAGTACCTCCAGCAGGTCCGGCTCGCCCGGGTCCACGACGACCTCCGCGCGGCCCGTCCCGGCAGCGGCCTGACGGTGGCCGACGTCGCCCTGCGCTGGGGCTTCACGCACGTCCCGCGGTTCGCCGGCGCCTACCTCGACCGGTACGGCGAGTCGCCCTCCACGACGCTGCGCGCCCTTCCGGAGTGA
- a CDS encoding bifunctional 3-(3-hydroxy-phenyl)propionate/3-hydroxycinnamic acid hydroxylase, whose translation MSNEYDVAIVGYGPAGLVLASALGKAGHQVVVFERWPGLYGLPRLTHIDGETARIIASVGDIDHALRDALPVDHFRFFNGEGEQLVELDWRGTSAGFPAHISMYQPDIEDAVDAGARASGNVEVDQGWSVVDIRPHDGGVDVTARPWSQSRTGQWSHADEERTITASYLVGADGANSFVRATLGIERSDNGVDDRWLNIDTERLRDLPEHFSRTTQFCIPERGHMFMPIGRSRQRFELAVLPGEDHAAFEDPAFAWRWLDETHGLGPEDVRILRQVVYTFQGRIAERWREGRVLLAGDAAHTTPPYMGQGACSGMRDGITLAWKLDLVLRGLAGGALLDTYEAERRPHATAITEISTALGKVANTHDPAEAAARDEAFRTGNVPPPPPFPTLVAGVVHHDAAGEVSPLAGTLTPHGVVRHGDREGLFDDILGRGFNLVAATRPALGPADAAFLDKLDVVTASLDEVEDVDGTYAAWLAENGVEAFLGRPDHHLYWAGALADLPAALAQLRDRLAWTVA comes from the coding sequence ATGAGCAACGAGTACGACGTCGCGATCGTCGGATACGGACCGGCCGGCCTGGTGCTGGCCTCTGCCCTGGGGAAGGCCGGCCACCAGGTGGTCGTCTTCGAGCGCTGGCCCGGCCTCTACGGCCTGCCGCGCCTGACCCACATCGACGGCGAGACCGCGCGGATCATCGCCTCGGTCGGGGACATCGACCACGCGCTGCGCGACGCGCTCCCGGTCGACCACTTCCGCTTCTTCAACGGCGAGGGGGAACAGCTCGTCGAGCTGGACTGGCGGGGGACCTCTGCGGGCTTCCCGGCACACATCTCGATGTACCAGCCCGACATCGAGGACGCCGTCGACGCCGGCGCCCGCGCCAGCGGCAACGTGGAGGTCGACCAGGGCTGGTCGGTCGTCGACATCCGTCCGCACGACGGAGGCGTGGACGTGACCGCCCGGCCGTGGAGCCAGTCGCGGACCGGGCAGTGGTCGCACGCCGACGAGGAGCGGACGATCACCGCGTCGTACCTGGTCGGTGCCGACGGCGCGAACAGCTTCGTGCGGGCCACGCTCGGCATCGAGCGCAGCGACAACGGCGTCGACGACCGCTGGCTCAACATCGACACCGAGCGACTGCGGGACCTTCCCGAGCACTTCAGCCGAACCACCCAGTTCTGCATCCCCGAGCGTGGACACATGTTCATGCCGATCGGCCGCAGCCGGCAGCGCTTCGAGCTCGCCGTCCTGCCCGGGGAGGACCACGCGGCGTTCGAGGACCCGGCCTTCGCCTGGCGATGGCTCGACGAGACCCACGGCCTGGGCCCCGAGGACGTGCGGATCCTGCGCCAGGTCGTCTACACCTTCCAGGGCCGGATCGCCGAGCGCTGGCGGGAGGGACGAGTGCTGCTCGCCGGGGACGCGGCGCACACGACGCCGCCGTACATGGGGCAGGGAGCGTGCTCCGGCATGCGCGACGGCATCACCCTCGCCTGGAAGCTCGACCTGGTGCTGCGCGGCCTGGCCGGCGGCGCGCTGCTCGACACCTACGAGGCCGAGCGGCGGCCGCACGCCACCGCGATCACCGAGATCTCCACCGCGCTCGGCAAGGTCGCCAACACCCACGACCCCGCCGAGGCAGCCGCCCGGGACGAGGCGTTCCGGACCGGCAACGTGCCGCCCCCGCCGCCGTTCCCGACGCTCGTCGCCGGCGTCGTCCACCACGACGCCGCGGGCGAGGTCAGCCCCCTGGCGGGCACGCTCACGCCGCACGGCGTGGTCCGCCACGGCGACCGGGAGGGACTGTTCGACGACATCCTCGGCCGCGGGTTCAACCTGGTCGCCGCGACCCGGCCGGCGCTCGGCCCGGCCGACGCCGCCTTCCTCGACAAGCTCGACGTCGTGACGGCGTCCCTGGACGAGGTCGAGGACGTCGACGGCACCTACGCCGCGTGGCTCGCCGAGAACGGGGTCGAGGCGTTCCTCGGCCGGCCCGACCACCACCTGTACTGGGCCGGGGCCCTCGCCGACCTGCCGGCCGCCCTCGCCCAGCTCCGCGACCGGCTCGCCTGGACCGTCGCGTGA